The sequence ATATCTTCAAACAGAAATGCCCTAAAAGGATTCTTATATATGAATGGTAAAACAATAGAAACATGCTGGGAAGAATTTGATATTCTGGACAGAGTCGGCGGAGGAGACAGCTTTGCCGCAGGTTTGATTTATGCAGTGAATCATTTTGAAGATCCTGAACAGATAATAGAATTCGCACTTGCATGCTCTATATTAAAGCATACAATAAGAGGGGATGCAGGAACATTTACTCATAATGAAGTGGAAAAATATTTAAAAGAAGGTATGGATATAAAAAGATAGTTTCATAATTTTATTTATTAAATTATGCTGACTAAATAAAGTACACGATAAGTGAGGGAAAAATGTTAGGGAAGAAGACTAAAACCACAAATGAAACAATAAAAAATTATGTTTATAATATTTTAAAAGAAAGTATTATAAGTGCACGTTTAAAGCCGGGAGCACAGGTTTCGGAGCAGGAGCTGGCGGATAAACTGGAAGTGAGCAGAACACCCGTGAGAGAGGCTTTGATTCATCTCCATCAGGAAGAATTAGTGGAAATAATCCCTCAGAAAGGTACATATATTTCCAAGATAAATGAGCAGTCTGTGGAAGAATCGAGATATATGAGGGAGATTCTGGAAGTGGAGATTACAAAACTGGCAACAGAAAATTTTTCTGAATCATATTTGTTTTTATTGGAAGAAAATCTGCATTCACAGGAATTATGCCTGAAACAAAAAAATTATGAAAAACTTTTTCAGTATGACAATGATTTTCACAGAATAATTTATGAGGGAACAAATAAAATGAGAATCTGGGATAGTATACAAAATATAAGCGGTCAGCTGAACAGGGTGAGAATATTGGGATTAACACTGGATTCAGAAGAAATATGGAATCTTGTATATAATGAGCATAAAGAAATATTTAATAAAATAAAAAATCATGAAAAGGAGGGATTGACAGAAATAGTAATACGGCATCTTGAAAGGGGAAAAACACATATCAAAACTATTAAAGAACAATACACCGAATATTTTTAAGATAAAAAGGAAGGTAAAACCTCCCCTTTTTATCTAAATAATAATTATTTTCTGAAAAAATTACCGTATTTTTCCATAAAAGACGGAAGTTCACCTCTAAAATTAGTCAAATGACTGAGCAGGATAGATTCCACTTTGGAAGAATCTTTCTCTTTAATGATTTTTACTATCTCCTTATGTTGGTTCAAAAGATTTATCAGGTTTATTTTTTCAATGATATCCAGATATCTCAGTCTGTCATAATGAGTGCTAAAAGTCTTAATAGTAGTCCAGACTCTGGATTTATTCACAGAATCATAAATTATAGTATGGAATTCATTATCAAGTGAAAAAAAAGCACTTTTGTCTTCCTCTATATTAACGACAATTTCCTGAAGGTAGATATTTTTTTCAAGTTTTTTCAGATATTCGGTTTCGCAGGATTCACAGCAAAGCTTTAATACTTCAGTTTCAACTATTTTTCTTAAAAAGAAAGCTTCCTCTACTCTGTTTAGATCAATTAATGATATAAAAGAGGCTTTTTGGGGGTATACATCTATGAGAGCTTCGTCTTTTAGCTTAAAGACAGCTTCTCTTATAGGAGTACGGCTGATTTTTAAGACATCAATTAATTCATTTTCATTTATAACTTGTCCTGGAGATAAGGTAAGGTTCATAATATTGTCTTTTAGGACTCTATAGGCATACTGACTGTTATTTTCACCAATATTTTTATTTAGATTATTTATATTTAATGACATTGGCCCTCCTTGTAATTTTTAAGAATTAAACTTATATATTAGTATATAACATAAAAATAATACTCATTTTACTTCTTAAATTATATACATATTTTTACAAAAAAAACAACAAAAAGAAAAATTAATTTACAATTTATCAATAAAAATAGTATTTGGTCGAATCATAAGTATAAATAAAAAAAATCGGTTTATGAAAACAATGAAATTTTTTTTCAATATATCAGGCAGTATTGACTTTTAGAAAAAATATGTTATATATTAGTATATAACATAAAATTATACAATTAATTTTATGGAGGTTAGGTTATGGCAAAGGTAACACTAAAAGGAGTGGAGAAACAATATCCCAATGGTTTCAAGGCAGTACACGGAATTAATCTGGAGATTAAAGACGGGGAGTTTATGGTTTTCGTAGGTCCTTCAGGATGCGCTAAATCAACTACACTTAGAATGGTAGCTGGCCTTGAGGAAATTACCGGAGGGGAAATATATATTGGTGATAAACTGGTAAATGACGTTGCACCAAAAGACAGAGGAATAGCAATGGTTTTCCAAAACTATGCACTTTATCCGCATATGAGCGTTTATGAAAATATGGCTTTTGGACTGAAATTAAAGAAAACTCCAAAGACCGAGATAGACAAAAGAGTGAGAGATGCGGCAGAAAAACTTGAGATCACAGATCTTCTTGACAGAAAGCCTAAAGATATGTCAGGAGGTCAGAGACAAAGGGTGGCACTGGGAAGAGCAATAGTAAGAGAGCCTGAAGTATTCCTTTTTGACGAGCCTTTAAGTAACCTTGATGCAAAGCTGAGAGTATCCATGAGGGTAAGAATAAGCCAGCTGCATAAGGAATTAGGTTCTACAATGATTTATGTAACCCATGATCAGGTGGAAGCAATGACAATGGGAGACAGAATATGTGTGCTGAGGGAAGGTAAGATAATGCAGGTAGATACACCGCTGAATCTTTATAACCATCCTGCGAATAAGTTCGTGGCAGGATTCATAGGGTCGCCTACAATGAACTTTTTGAACGGGATAATAGAAGAAAAAGAAGGAAAAATGGTAATAAAGATGAAAGGAGTATGTCTGGAATTTCCTGAAAGTATGACAGAAAAAGTAAAAGTTCATGCAGGAAAAGAAGTGACATTCGGGATAAGACCGGAGCATATCTCACTTGGAAAAGAAGGTGACAGCAATGCACTAAACGGAAATATACTGGTAAAAGAGCAGATGGGAAATGAAGAGATAGTGTATTTTGACTGCGGGGGAAATCAGATAACAGCAAGGCTGACGTTGAATCAGGAAGAAAGCCTGAAATTGAAAGACAGCGGAATATTTAAACTTGATATGGAAAAATGTCATTTATTTGACCTTGATACTGAAGGAGCCATTTAATAAGTTATTCAAAAAATAAGGAGGAATTATGCAAAAAACAGACGGAATGAATTACGCACCAAAGGGGAAACCGAAGCCGGTATGTAAAGAGGGGGAATTTGTTTTTGCAGCAATAGCACTGGATCACGGGCATATTTACGGTATCTGTAACGGATTAACCGAAGCCGGGGCAACTTTAAAATATGTGTATGATCCTGATCCCGCAAAAGTGGAAAATTTTCTGAAAGTATATCCGAATGTAAAAGCTGCTGCTTCAGAAGAAGAGATATTCAATGATTCTGAAGTAAAATTAATAGCAGGAGCGGCGGTACCGTCAGAAAGATGTGCACTGGGTTTGAGAGCACTGGATCACGGAAAAGATTATTTTACAGATAAGTCACCATTTACGACTTTGGAACAGCTGGAAGCAGCTAAGAAGAAGGTAGCTGAAACAGGATTAAAGTATTATGTGTATTATAGTGAAAGACTGCATGTGGAAGGGGCAGTTTTTGCGGGAGACCTGATAAATCAGGGTGCGATTGGGAAAGTCCTCCAGGTAATAGGTCTGGGGCCTCACAGATTAAGCAAAAAAGACAGACCGGAATGGTTTTTTCAGAAAGATAAGTATGGCGGGATATTATGTGATATAGGAAGCCATCAGATAGAGCAATATTTATATTATTCAGGAGCTAAAGACGCAACAGTGATTTCCAGTGAAGTTGCCAATTATGGAAATCCGGATACACCGGGACTCGAGGATTTCGGGCATGCAAATCTTCTCGGAGATAACGGGACAACAAATTACTTCAGGGTGGATTGGTTTACACCTGACGGATTAGGAACATGGGGAGACGGAAGAACAATGATTCTTGGAACAGAAGGATATATAGAAATCAGAAAATATATAGACATAGCTAGGGAAAATAAAGGTGATAATGTA is a genomic window of Sebaldella sp. S0638 containing:
- a CDS encoding GntR family transcriptional regulator; the protein is MLGKKTKTTNETIKNYVYNILKESIISARLKPGAQVSEQELADKLEVSRTPVREALIHLHQEELVEIIPQKGTYISKINEQSVEESRYMREILEVEITKLATENFSESYLFLLEENLHSQELCLKQKNYEKLFQYDNDFHRIIYEGTNKMRIWDSIQNISGQLNRVRILGLTLDSEEIWNLVYNEHKEIFNKIKNHEKEGLTEIVIRHLERGKTHIKTIKEQYTEYF
- a CDS encoding GntR family transcriptional regulator produces the protein MSLNINNLNKNIGENNSQYAYRVLKDNIMNLTLSPGQVINENELIDVLKISRTPIREAVFKLKDEALIDVYPQKASFISLIDLNRVEEAFFLRKIVETEVLKLCCESCETEYLKKLEKNIYLQEIVVNIEEDKSAFFSLDNEFHTIIYDSVNKSRVWTTIKTFSTHYDRLRYLDIIEKINLINLLNQHKEIVKIIKEKDSSKVESILLSHLTNFRGELPSFMEKYGNFFRK
- a CDS encoding ABC transporter ATP-binding protein, translated to MAKVTLKGVEKQYPNGFKAVHGINLEIKDGEFMVFVGPSGCAKSTTLRMVAGLEEITGGEIYIGDKLVNDVAPKDRGIAMVFQNYALYPHMSVYENMAFGLKLKKTPKTEIDKRVRDAAEKLEITDLLDRKPKDMSGGQRQRVALGRAIVREPEVFLFDEPLSNLDAKLRVSMRVRISQLHKELGSTMIYVTHDQVEAMTMGDRICVLREGKIMQVDTPLNLYNHPANKFVAGFIGSPTMNFLNGIIEEKEGKMVIKMKGVCLEFPESMTEKVKVHAGKEVTFGIRPEHISLGKEGDSNALNGNILVKEQMGNEEIVYFDCGGNQITARLTLNQEESLKLKDSGIFKLDMEKCHLFDLDTEGAI
- a CDS encoding Gfo/Idh/MocA family protein — its product is MQKTDGMNYAPKGKPKPVCKEGEFVFAAIALDHGHIYGICNGLTEAGATLKYVYDPDPAKVENFLKVYPNVKAAASEEEIFNDSEVKLIAGAAVPSERCALGLRALDHGKDYFTDKSPFTTLEQLEAAKKKVAETGLKYYVYYSERLHVEGAVFAGDLINQGAIGKVLQVIGLGPHRLSKKDRPEWFFQKDKYGGILCDIGSHQIEQYLYYSGAKDATVISSEVANYGNPDTPGLEDFGHANLLGDNGTTNYFRVDWFTPDGLGTWGDGRTMILGTEGYIEIRKYIDIARENKGDNVYLVNKEGEKHYSVTGEVGFPFFGEFILDCINRTENSMTQEHAFKAAELCLIAQEKAVKIK